In the genome of Sinorhizobium chiapasense, the window AAAGTGTGTGCGGTTTTCCGCCCGCATCCCGCTCTAACTTATTAGAATCGATCACGTTCATGATTTTAGGTCGATTCGACCTAAAATCATCGTGATCTAAGGTCGTCCTCCATGACGGCGAAGGCGGGTCCTCGGGTCCCGCCTTTTCTCTGCCCTGAAGGAGGCGGCTAATAGGCCGCCGCCTCTTCAAACTTCTGGGGGTCAGTGAGTCGCGGCGAGACCGACGATCACGCCGGTCGCCAGGCTGATCAGCAGGAAGTCATTGTCGACGCGCACCCATTGCTGGCCGCGTGGCGGCGTACGCAGCTTGTAACGGCGGTAGTCACGAACGTAGGCCATGTGGCGACGCTCGGCCGGGCTCAAGCGATGGCCGCGCGCCCAGCGATGCTTCTTGATGATCACCCGCTTTTCGACAGTCTTGTCGACGTGCTTGTACATGTGGCGGTCGACAGACCTGGACCGGTAACGGTCATGCGCCTGCGCAAACCTCGAAAGATCCGGACGATTGGGCGAAAGCCATTGGGCTCGCCAGGAAGGAACTGGCCACCAGGGCAATGATGAGACGTTTCATGAGGGGCTTCCTTTCGTTGTCTGCCCCTCGAAACTAAAGGTCCCTTCCTGAACCGAACATGAAACGTCGCATTACATTTATGTAATGATAACCGTCGCTTATGATTGTTTCCTTATAAATTGAATTCGCTCAAACAAGCGGCTGATAACGAAAATGATCGAAATCGGCCGGCAGTGCGCTGCCCGAGGTGTCGAAGGCGAACATGCCGGCGAAAGCGCCGGTGAACGAGCCGTGCTCGCCCCGCCCGCCTTCGTCGGAAACGACGCCGGCGTCGAGCACCGGGCCGATCGCCTGCCATGTGTCGCGCTCCGTCGCCCGCCAGAAGAACTGGAGATCGTTGTCGCGCACTTCCATCGCGAGTTGGATCGGTCCATCCGGAACCGCGACGCCGCTGCCCGCCGGGAACGCCAGCCGGCCATGCGGAAAATCGCCGGGGCACGAGAGGATCGTTACGACCCGTCCGAGCTTTTCATGCCAGGTGACGCCCAATGCGTGGAACTTGTGCCTGTTGTAGTAATGCGTCAGGCCGGCCACCTGCTGGTAGGTCTCGGGCGCAAACTCGACGACGGTCTCGGCCCGGAACGAATGATGCTCCTGCCGCCGCGCCACCAGTGCCTGCTCGAACCAACTGCCGATGCTTTCCCGGCCAAAGAGCCTGAGGTGCCCTCCCCGCCACGTCAGCGAGAAGATGCGCTCGGCGAAAGGCGTGCGCAGCCACTGCAACTCGACGGGAAGCTCGGCCTCGTCGAAATCGCTCTCGACCACGCCTGGCCGCGCGACGACGCTCGTGCCCGCCGGCGCCGGAACAGTGACGTCCGGGACCGTGCCGCCGTTTTCAAGGTAAAGCCAGCCATCCTCGCGCCAGACGCATCTCTGCAGCGCCGTCTCGCGGCCGAGGGTGCAGCGGCGCTGCGGAGGCAGCGGACGCCCGCAGAGATGGGTGTGATAGGCCTGACCGTCCGGCGTCTCGACATACTGGCCGTGCCCCGCCCGCTGCAGCGCGGCCTCGGGATGATCCTTCGAGGTGATGAGATGGGTGTTCGGATGCATCTCGTAGGGCCCGTCGATGGTGCGCGAGCGCGCCATCGTCACCGCATGGTCATAGCCGGTGCCACCCTCGGCAGTCGTCAGGTAATACCAGCCGTTGCGCTTGAAGAGATGCGGTCCCTCGACGAGACCGAGCGAACTACCGGCGAAGATGTTCTTGACCGGACCGACGAGGCGGCGGGTGCGCTCATCCCACTCCTGAAGGAGAATGCCGTCGAAAGCCGGGCTCTTCGGCGCGCCGCCGAAACTCTCGGTGCGATGATTCCACTGCATGTTGATGAACCACTTGCGACCGTCGTCGTCGTGGAAGAGCGAGGGGTCGAAGCCGGAGGAATTCACATAGACCGGATCGGACCAGGTCGCCTCCACCGCCTCCGCCGTAACGATGTAGTTGTGCGCGTCCTTGAAGTTGCCATCGAAGCGCTTGACGTCAGTATAGACCAGCCAGAACAGCCCACCTGAATAGGACAGGCACGGCGCCCAGATGCCGCAGCTATCGGGATTGCCGCGCATGTCGAGCTGACTTGCCCGCTCCAGCGGCCGGCGCACGAGCCGCCAGTTCACAAGATCGCGTGAGTGGTGGATCTGCACGCCCGGGTACCATTCGAAGGTCGAAGTGGCGATGTAATAATCGTCGCCGACGCGGCAGATCGACGGGTCCGGGTTGAAGCCCGGAAGGATCGGGTTTTGGATCGCAGCCATGTCTTGCCTCTTCCCTAGATCACGATGATTTTGGGTCGAATCGACCAAAAATCATAAACGTGATCGATTCTCATAAGTTGGAGCGGGATGCGGGCGGAAAACCGCGCAAACTTTTCCTCATCCGCTCCAGATTCTCGGCGAGCGCATCCAGCCTGAAACTCCGAAGCGTTTCAAGACCCCGTCACACGGTGCCTGTGCAGAAAGGAGCAGGTCGAAAGGTCCTGCTCCCGAATCGCGTCAAGCATGAAGGAAACCGATGACCATTCTGTGGAGCGCGACTGTGGAGAAACAGCGAACGCCACGTTCCCCTGCCTAAGACTTGGGCATTTTCCATCGACCCATATTCGACTTTCGTCTGAGACCGTCTCGCTATCCCGGAAAATCGGGCATCGGGCTTGAAAGGAGGCTTGAAATCGGCACTGTGACTGTGCTTGGCGAAAGATAAAAACAGCCATTGCGGGGAGGAACTTGATGAAACCGTTACTCGGCTTCAGCCGATTGATCGACACCATCACCGAGAATATCGGCAAGGCGGTCGGCTGGCTCATTCTGGTCGCCGTGCTCGTCAGCGCCGGCAATGCCGTCATCCGGAAAATCTTCAACATGTCATCGAATGCCTGGCTTGAGGCACAATGGTACCTCTTCGGGGCAGCCTTCATGTTTGCTGCGGCCTATACCCTCAGCCAGAACGAGCACATTCGCATCGACGTCGTCTACGGCAGTTTCTCGCGCCGCGTGCAGCATTGGATCGACCTCTTCGGTCACGTCTTCTTCCTGATGCCGTTCGTGCTGCTCATGCTCTATTATCTCGTACCCTACGTCCGCATGTCCTATGTGTCCGGCGAAGTCTCGTCGAGCGCAGGCGGGCTGATCATCTGGCCCGCCAAGGCCATCCTGCTCATCGGTTTCGTGCTGCTCGCACTGCAGGGTGTTTCGGAAATCATCAAGAAGATCGCGATCATGACGGGAAATATGGAGGATCCGACCCCCTATGCGGCGACGCACGCGCCGCTTGACGAAGCTGTAGGTCCGGAGGTGCGCTCGTGATTGAGTTCATTGCTGAAAACCTGGCACCGATCATGTTCGTATCGCTGATCGTGTTCCTGATGCTGGGTTATCCCGTTGCCTTCTCGCTCGCCGCCAACGGCCTCCTGTTTTTCATCATCGGCGTGGAACTCGCACCGCTTTCGGATTCGATCAACCTCTCCTGGCCGCTGCTCAACGCGCTGCCGGAACGGTTCTGGGGGGTGATGTCCAACGACACACTGCTGGCCATCCCCTTCTTCACGTTCATGGGCATCGTGCTCGAAAAATCCGGCATGGCCGAGGACCTGCTCGACACGATCGGCCAGCTCTTCGGCCCGGTCCGCGGGGGTCTTGCCTATGCGGTCATCTTCGTTGGCGCGCTGCTTGCGGCAACCACCGGCGTGGTGGCGGCCTCGGTCATCGCCATGGGT includes:
- a CDS encoding glycoside hydrolase family 43 protein, which translates into the protein MAAIQNPILPGFNPDPSICRVGDDYYIATSTFEWYPGVQIHHSRDLVNWRLVRRPLERASQLDMRGNPDSCGIWAPCLSYSGGLFWLVYTDVKRFDGNFKDAHNYIVTAEAVEATWSDPVYVNSSGFDPSLFHDDDGRKWFINMQWNHRTESFGGAPKSPAFDGILLQEWDERTRRLVGPVKNIFAGSSLGLVEGPHLFKRNGWYYLTTAEGGTGYDHAVTMARSRTIDGPYEMHPNTHLITSKDHPEAALQRAGHGQYVETPDGQAYHTHLCGRPLPPQRRCTLGRETALQRCVWREDGWLYLENGGTVPDVTVPAPAGTSVVARPGVVESDFDEAELPVELQWLRTPFAERIFSLTWRGGHLRLFGRESIGSWFEQALVARRQEHHSFRAETVVEFAPETYQQVAGLTHYYNRHKFHALGVTWHEKLGRVVTILSCPGDFPHGRLAFPAGSGVAVPDGPIQLAMEVRDNDLQFFWRATERDTWQAIGPVLDAGVVSDEGGRGEHGSFTGAFAGMFAFDTSGSALPADFDHFRYQPLV
- a CDS encoding TRAP transporter small permease subunit, with product MKPLLGFSRLIDTITENIGKAVGWLILVAVLVSAGNAVIRKIFNMSSNAWLEAQWYLFGAAFMFAAAYTLSQNEHIRIDVVYGSFSRRVQHWIDLFGHVFFLMPFVLLMLYYLVPYVRMSYVSGEVSSSAGGLIIWPAKAILLIGFVLLALQGVSEIIKKIAIMTGNMEDPTPYAATHAPLDEAVGPEVRS